The Citrifermentans bemidjiense Bem genome window below encodes:
- the citF gene encoding citrate lyase subunit alpha: protein MALNSLGREIPESYAGRKLVPYGDPYSITPSGSVAARRLRRVNPGASKLLSSLREAIEASGLKDGMTIATHHSLRNGDFLLNRLVAEIADMGIRGIWIASSSVHPVHAEIIPHIKSGVVAGFHCGVNGLIGEMASRGELSCPIVVRTHGGRARAIMEGSVQVDVAFIAAPCCDEYGNMNGYSGPSACGSLGYAQTDALHAACVVAVTDNLVPFPVVPVSIPQTLVDYVVTVDRLGDPAKIVSTTTRITTDPVGLQIASFASQVIEASGLLKDGFSFQTGSGGISLAVSDKVRNAMRRGNIKGSFGCGGITGYFVEMLEEGLFGALMDVQCFDQEAVKSIAKNRAHQEIGADMYANPFNAGAVVNRLDCVILGATEVDTSFNVNVNTESNGYLLHNTGGHSDTAAGAKLSIIVAPSIRGRLPIVRDRVTTVTTPGETIGVVVTERGIAVNDRHPELKEELIRRKLPVKEIGELQREICRVTGTPQPLQFEDQVVAVIEYRDGSIIDAVRRVKE, encoded by the coding sequence ATGGCGCTCAATAGCCTGGGCCGCGAGATCCCGGAAAGCTACGCGGGGAGAAAGCTCGTCCCCTACGGCGACCCCTACTCGATCACCCCGAGTGGGAGCGTCGCCGCCCGCCGCCTAAGGCGCGTCAACCCCGGCGCCTCGAAGCTCCTGTCGAGCTTGAGGGAAGCGATCGAGGCGAGCGGCCTGAAAGACGGCATGACCATCGCCACCCACCACAGCCTCCGAAACGGCGATTTCCTTTTGAACCGGCTGGTGGCCGAGATCGCCGACATGGGGATCCGGGGGATCTGGATCGCCTCCTCCTCGGTGCACCCGGTGCACGCTGAGATCATCCCCCACATCAAAAGCGGCGTAGTCGCCGGCTTCCACTGCGGCGTGAACGGGCTGATCGGCGAGATGGCGAGCCGCGGCGAACTCTCCTGCCCCATCGTGGTCAGGACCCACGGCGGCAGGGCCCGCGCCATCATGGAAGGGTCGGTGCAGGTGGACGTGGCCTTCATCGCCGCACCCTGCTGCGACGAGTACGGCAACATGAACGGCTACAGCGGCCCCTCCGCCTGCGGCAGCCTGGGATACGCCCAGACCGACGCCCTGCACGCCGCCTGCGTCGTCGCGGTCACCGACAACCTGGTCCCCTTCCCGGTGGTGCCGGTCAGCATCCCCCAGACCCTCGTGGACTACGTGGTGACCGTGGACCGGCTGGGGGATCCGGCAAAGATCGTCTCTACCACCACCAGGATCACCACGGATCCCGTTGGGCTCCAGATCGCCAGCTTCGCCTCCCAGGTGATCGAGGCCTCCGGGCTCCTGAAGGACGGCTTCTCCTTCCAGACCGGCAGCGGCGGCATCTCCCTAGCCGTCTCGGACAAGGTGAGAAACGCCATGCGCCGCGGCAACATCAAGGGGAGCTTCGGCTGCGGCGGCATCACCGGCTACTTCGTGGAGATGCTGGAGGAGGGGCTTTTCGGCGCGCTGATGGACGTGCAGTGCTTCGACCAGGAGGCGGTGAAGTCGATAGCGAAAAACCGCGCCCACCAGGAGATCGGCGCCGACATGTACGCGAACCCGTTCAACGCGGGGGCCGTGGTGAACCGGCTCGACTGCGTGATCCTCGGGGCGACCGAGGTGGACACCTCCTTCAACGTCAACGTGAACACCGAGTCTAACGGCTATCTGCTGCACAACACCGGCGGCCACTCGGACACTGCGGCCGGCGCGAAACTTTCCATCATCGTGGCCCCCTCCATCCGCGGGCGCCTCCCCATCGTGCGCGACCGGGTCACCACCGTCACCACCCCCGGCGAAACCATAGGCGTAGTGGTGACCGAGCGGGGGATCGCGGTGAACGACCGGCACCCCGAGCTCAAGGAGGAGCTGATCAGGAGGAAGCTGCCGGTCAAAGAAATCGGCGAGCTGCAGCGCGAGATCTGCCGGGTGACCGGCACCCCGCAGCCGCTTCAGTTCGAGGACCAGGTGGTGGCGGTGATCGAGTACCGGGACGGGAGCATCATAGATGCCGTTAGACGCGTTAAGGAATAG
- a CDS encoding HpcH/HpaI aldolase/citrate lyase family protein codes for MPDYKLRRSLLYVPGNMPSMLQNIPIFNCDSVIIDLEDAVPLSEKDAARHLVKRFLMQYTDRNKELLVRINPLDTRWGYEDLKVVLPAMPDGIRLPKADTPEIVERLDTLLTEFEEELEVEIGRFGILPSLESALGVINAVGIARSSQRIFALAFGAEDYTASMEIERSRGGEELFNARTRVLWAAKANGIQALDTIFADVGDMEGLRAETELAKRLGYTGKCLVNPRQIEVVHEVFAPKKHEVEYALQVIEAIQRARQLGTGVISLGGKMVDAPVVKRAARVLRTAYAHGMVDTLIDEEAIHGAQ; via the coding sequence ATGCCGGATTACAAGCTCAGGCGCTCGCTTTTGTACGTCCCGGGCAACATGCCCTCCATGCTGCAAAACATCCCCATCTTCAACTGCGATTCCGTGATCATCGACCTGGAGGACGCGGTTCCGCTCTCCGAGAAGGACGCGGCGCGCCACCTGGTGAAGCGCTTCCTCATGCAGTACACCGACCGCAACAAGGAGCTCCTGGTCCGGATCAACCCGCTCGATACCCGCTGGGGGTACGAGGACCTGAAGGTGGTGCTCCCGGCCATGCCGGATGGCATCCGCCTCCCCAAGGCCGACACCCCGGAGATCGTGGAGCGGCTGGACACGCTTTTGACCGAGTTCGAGGAGGAGCTCGAGGTCGAGATCGGCCGCTTCGGCATCCTTCCCTCCCTGGAGAGCGCGCTCGGCGTCATCAACGCGGTGGGGATCGCCCGGAGCTCGCAGCGCATCTTCGCCCTCGCCTTCGGCGCCGAGGACTACACCGCCAGCATGGAGATCGAGAGAAGCCGCGGCGGCGAGGAGCTCTTCAACGCCAGGACCCGGGTCCTTTGGGCCGCCAAGGCGAACGGGATCCAGGCGCTCGACACCATCTTCGCCGACGTGGGGGACATGGAGGGGCTTAGGGCCGAGACCGAGCTGGCCAAGAGGCTCGGCTACACCGGCAAGTGCCTGGTGAACCCGCGCCAGATCGAGGTGGTGCACGAGGTCTTCGCCCCCAAAAAGCACGAGGTGGAGTACGCCCTGCAGGTGATCGAGGCGATCCAGCGGGCGCGGCAGCTTGGTACCGGCGTCATTTCCCTCGGGGGGAAGATGGTGGACGCCCCGGTGGTGAAGCGGGCGGCGCGCGTGCTGAGGACCGCCTACGCCCACGGCATGGTCGACACCCTGATAGACGAGGAGGCGATACATGGCGCTCAATAG
- a CDS encoding PPC domain-containing DNA-binding protein, whose amino-acid sequence MEGLWYKECSNGRRFIIKITPGESLTTRLLQFAHLTDVRYAMIVSALGSVKNVRLRGIKTGARLPITEPRITIHDIEGPCELLGLQGNIVPGESDLLDYHFHIMMSKSSGEVVGGHLYDAEVFATCEIVLTELDVSGVERHVSKVGGIPTIYIDEEAP is encoded by the coding sequence ATGGAAGGTCTCTGGTACAAGGAGTGCTCCAACGGCAGGCGTTTCATCATCAAGATTACGCCGGGCGAAAGCCTCACCACGAGGCTTTTGCAGTTCGCGCACTTAACCGACGTGCGCTACGCCATGATCGTCTCGGCCCTGGGGAGCGTGAAGAACGTGAGGCTGCGCGGCATCAAGACCGGCGCCAGGCTTCCCATCACCGAACCCCGCATCACCATCCACGACATCGAGGGGCCGTGCGAGCTCTTGGGGCTGCAGGGGAACATCGTCCCCGGCGAGAGCGACCTTCTCGACTACCACTTCCATATCATGATGTCCAAGTCCTCCGGGGAGGTGGTCGGGGGGCATCTCTACGACGCCGAGGTCTTCGCCACCTGCGAAATCGTCCTCACCGAACTGGACGTCTCGGGGGTCGAACGCCACGTCTCCAAGGTGGGAGGAATCCCTACCATCTACATCGACGAGGAGGCACCTTGA
- the citD gene encoding citrate lyase acyl carrier protein encodes MKIKKKVQAGTLQSSDLMVFLEPAETLTVTIESTVLKQFGGLIRAKVDEVLAKHGVEAGEVRITDRGALDYAIEARLETALMRAEG; translated from the coding sequence ATGAAGATCAAGAAGAAGGTGCAGGCGGGAACGCTGCAATCTAGCGACCTGATGGTGTTCCTGGAGCCGGCCGAGACCCTGACCGTGACCATCGAGTCGACGGTGCTGAAGCAGTTCGGGGGTCTCATCCGCGCCAAGGTCGACGAGGTGCTGGCCAAGCATGGGGTGGAGGCGGGGGAGGTGCGCATCACCGACCGGGGCGCACTCGACTACGCCATCGAGGCCCGCCTGGAAACGGCGTTGATGAGGGCGGAGGGTTAA
- the citC gene encoding [citrate (pro-3S)-lyase] ligase — protein MVTSLLSTDDLSQAQALVAESGLRFELPYDDLVGVFEAGRLVAVGARQGRVLKMLVVAPAHQGGTLLDEVVTELVGRGYQEGIDSFFIFTSPALAPSFESLNFNLLVASGKTALLEYGDGLRRYLARYSRQVFPGSNGAVVANCNPFTVGHRYLVEEAASSVDHLYLFVVREERSLFPFPARLRMVQEGTADLENVTVLDTSWYAVSSVTFPTYFLKDDDPACAIQMELDLLLFATRIAPYFHIATRFIGSEPFSRTTAEYNRAMHRILPPMGIGVRELERKSAVGAAVSASRVREMLMRGELEGIAELVPVSTLDFLLSSEGIKIWDKGGDK, from the coding sequence ATGGTCACTTCACTTCTATCCACCGACGATTTGTCGCAGGCGCAGGCGCTGGTAGCCGAAAGCGGCCTGCGCTTCGAGCTTCCCTACGACGATCTGGTCGGGGTGTTCGAGGCCGGGCGGCTGGTGGCGGTCGGCGCCAGGCAGGGGCGGGTACTCAAGATGCTCGTCGTGGCGCCCGCGCACCAGGGGGGGACCCTGCTCGACGAGGTGGTGACGGAGCTGGTGGGACGCGGCTATCAGGAAGGGATCGATTCCTTCTTCATCTTCACCTCGCCGGCACTGGCACCAAGCTTCGAGTCGCTCAACTTCAACCTTTTGGTCGCCTCGGGAAAGACCGCGCTTTTGGAGTACGGCGACGGGCTGAGACGCTACTTGGCCCGGTACAGCCGGCAGGTGTTCCCCGGCAGCAACGGCGCCGTGGTGGCCAACTGCAACCCCTTCACCGTGGGGCACCGCTACCTGGTGGAAGAGGCCGCTTCGAGCGTCGACCATCTCTACCTCTTCGTGGTGCGCGAGGAGCGCTCATTGTTCCCCTTCCCGGCGCGCCTTAGGATGGTGCAGGAAGGGACCGCCGATCTCGAAAACGTCACCGTCCTCGATACCTCCTGGTACGCCGTCTCCAGCGTCACCTTCCCCACCTACTTCCTGAAAGACGACGACCCGGCCTGCGCCATCCAGATGGAGCTCGACCTGCTCCTCTTCGCCACCCGCATAGCACCCTATTTCCATATCGCCACCCGCTTCATCGGCTCCGAGCCGTTCAGCCGCACCACGGCGGAATATAACCGCGCCATGCACAGGATCCTCCCCCCCATGGGGATCGGGGTGCGGGAGCTGGAAAGAAAGAGCGCGGTCGGCGCGGCAGTGAGCGCCTCAAGGGTGCGGGAGATGCTGATGCGCGGCGAACTGGAGGGGATCGCCGAGCTGGTGCCGGTGAGCACGCTCGACTTTCTCCTCTCCAGCGAGGGGATCAAGATCTGGGACAAAGGGGGGGACAAATGA
- a CDS encoding glycosyltransferase family 2 protein, with product MSTISIVIPAHNEEGNIGTLVQEILATRLECEIIVVDDASTDETHQTLLALKRTVPSLKIVQHDRSYGQSAAVATGIRHASGELIATMDGDGQNDPADIPKMVQALMKSGDKNLRMVAGFRKKRDDAAWRIICSKIANAYRRFFLRDETPDTGCGLKVFYRSAFLNLPFFDHMHRFLPALIKMQGGEVVSVEVEHRARTHGVSKYGTLNRLWVGIVDILGVCWLRMRAKNVKITRCD from the coding sequence ATGAGCACGATCTCCATCGTCATACCTGCGCATAACGAGGAAGGCAACATAGGAACGTTGGTGCAGGAAATTCTTGCCACCCGGCTCGAATGCGAGATCATCGTGGTCGACGACGCCAGTACCGACGAAACCCACCAAACGCTTCTCGCGCTGAAAAGGACGGTCCCCTCGCTGAAGATCGTCCAGCACGACCGCTCCTACGGCCAGAGCGCCGCCGTCGCTACCGGGATCAGGCATGCCAGCGGAGAGCTCATCGCCACCATGGACGGCGACGGGCAAAACGACCCGGCCGACATCCCGAAGATGGTGCAGGCGCTCATGAAAAGCGGCGACAAAAACCTCAGGATGGTCGCGGGGTTCCGCAAAAAGCGCGACGACGCGGCCTGGCGCATCATCTGCTCCAAGATCGCCAACGCCTATCGCCGCTTTTTCTTGAGGGACGAGACCCCCGACACCGGCTGCGGTCTCAAGGTGTTCTACCGCTCGGCGTTTTTGAACCTCCCCTTCTTCGACCACATGCACCGCTTCCTCCCGGCCCTGATCAAGATGCAGGGGGGCGAGGTGGTCTCGGTCGAGGTGGAGCACCGCGCCAGGACCCACGGCGTCTCGAAGTATGGGACGCTGAACCGGCTCTGGGTCGGCATCGTCGACATCTTAGGCGTCTGCTGGCTGCGCATGAGGGCCAAGAACGTGAAGATCACGAGGTGCGACTGA
- a CDS encoding lipid-A-disaccharide synthase N-terminal domain-containing protein — protein sequence MSEKIWVGIGLSGQFFFTMRFVVQWIATERNRRSVIPESFWYFSIFGSLILLVYSLYRKDPVFILGQAFGTTVYLRNLFFIHKEKKDVSCATS from the coding sequence ATGTCCGAAAAAATTTGGGTTGGGATAGGGCTTTCCGGCCAGTTCTTCTTCACCATGCGCTTCGTGGTGCAGTGGATCGCCACCGAAAGGAACCGCAGGAGCGTCATCCCCGAATCATTCTGGTACTTCAGCATCTTCGGCTCCCTGATCCTGCTGGTGTACTCGCTCTACCGCAAGGACCCGGTCTTCATCCTGGGACAGGCCTTCGGCACCACGGTCTACCTCCGAAACCTCTTCTTCATCCACAAGGAAAAGAAAGATGTCTCATGCGCCACAAGCTAA
- a CDS encoding ArnT family glycosyltransferase — MSHAPQAKGLWLPFLILAGTCLLFSLALPFFPVDETRYLSVAWEMRVHDSFIVPIQNALPYSHKPPLLFWLINLDWLLFGVNEGTLRFIPLIFSLFNVCLVYRIALQLWEDRKLALNAAVILGSTFSYLLWSSVIMFDVILSFWVLVAVSAFIRAGRERRFADFALAGAAIGGGFLTKGPVVLVYILPVALFAFWWQPKGEVTPKWYGFLLLSLLIGIAVVLAWLIPAALTGGEVYRKAILWGQTVNRMANSFAHKRPLWWYLQWVPALLAPWIFFAPLWRGCRRLTLDAGTRVVFTWIVSGFVVFSFLSGKQVHYLIPLIPACSLLAAKAIACSQDSARRFQLPIAIFYLILGAAIVALTFLKQRGALQYFDPGELRIAAAGLMLLGAALSFPRPRDVSAALRLVAVSALPFCALVAVGCQTFSGRYDLHAVSAAVLKKQQEGYQVLHQGKYHGQYHFMGRLQLPLVELEGSDQIRRYAQTHDKVALVSYTPPGQAVQPEEAFFRQPFRSKQVVLWNSRGIMQNLDGAKAAAPLHQGEQ; from the coding sequence ATGTCTCATGCGCCACAAGCTAAGGGGCTCTGGCTCCCCTTCCTGATCCTGGCCGGGACCTGCCTCCTTTTCTCGCTGGCACTCCCCTTCTTCCCCGTGGACGAGACCCGCTACCTCTCCGTGGCCTGGGAGATGAGGGTGCACGACTCCTTCATCGTCCCGATCCAGAACGCGCTCCCCTATTCGCACAAGCCCCCCCTGCTCTTCTGGCTGATCAATCTGGACTGGCTGCTCTTCGGGGTCAATGAGGGGACGCTCCGCTTCATCCCGCTCATCTTCAGCCTTTTCAACGTCTGCCTGGTGTACCGGATCGCCTTGCAGCTCTGGGAGGACCGCAAGCTCGCGCTGAACGCCGCCGTGATCCTAGGCTCCACCTTCTCTTACCTCCTCTGGTCCTCGGTGATCATGTTCGACGTGATCCTCTCCTTCTGGGTCCTCGTAGCCGTCTCCGCCTTCATCCGCGCCGGCAGGGAAAGGAGATTCGCCGATTTCGCCCTGGCGGGCGCGGCCATAGGAGGGGGGTTCCTTACCAAGGGGCCGGTGGTGCTGGTCTACATCCTCCCGGTGGCGCTCTTCGCCTTCTGGTGGCAGCCCAAAGGCGAGGTCACTCCCAAGTGGTACGGCTTTTTGCTCCTCTCCCTGCTGATAGGTATCGCGGTTGTCCTCGCCTGGCTCATCCCGGCGGCGCTCACGGGGGGGGAGGTTTACCGCAAGGCGATCCTGTGGGGGCAGACGGTGAACCGCATGGCCAACTCCTTCGCCCATAAAAGGCCGCTTTGGTGGTATTTGCAGTGGGTCCCGGCACTGCTGGCTCCCTGGATCTTCTTCGCCCCCCTCTGGCGCGGCTGCCGCCGCCTGACCCTGGATGCCGGAACCAGAGTGGTGTTCACCTGGATCGTTTCCGGTTTCGTCGTTTTCTCCTTTTTGAGCGGGAAGCAGGTGCACTACCTCATCCCCCTGATCCCCGCCTGCAGCCTGTTGGCGGCGAAGGCGATCGCCTGCTCTCAGGATTCCGCACGGAGGTTCCAGCTCCCGATTGCCATCTTCTACCTGATCCTCGGCGCAGCCATCGTCGCGCTCACCTTCCTGAAGCAGAGGGGCGCGCTGCAATATTTCGATCCCGGCGAGCTGAGAATCGCCGCTGCCGGCCTCATGCTCCTCGGCGCGGCGCTCTCCTTCCCAAGACCACGCGACGTTTCGGCGGCACTCAGGCTGGTGGCGGTCTCAGCGCTCCCCTTCTGCGCCCTGGTGGCGGTCGGCTGCCAAACCTTCTCCGGGCGCTACGACCTCCACGCGGTATCCGCGGCGGTACTAAAGAAGCAGCAGGAAGGCTACCAAGTGCTGCACCAGGGGAAATACCACGGCCAGTACCATTTCATGGGGCGGCTGCAGCTGCCGCTGGTGGAACTGGAGGGAAGCGACCAGATCCGGCGCTACGCACAGACCCACGACAAGGTGGCGCTGGTCAGCTACACCCCTCCGGGCCAGGCGGTGCAGCCTGAAGAGGCCTTCTTCCGGCAGCCGTTCAGGAGCAAGCAGGTGGTCCTTTGGAACAGCCGGGGGATCATGCAGAACCTCGACGGCGCCAAAGCCGCCGCACCCCTGCACCAAGGGGAACAATAA
- a CDS encoding rhodanese-like domain-containing protein, producing the protein MAEAKRISIEEARRKVQGGEALFVCAYDSEEMCGGIRLEKAMTMGELNSRLSEIPKEKELIFYCQ; encoded by the coding sequence ATGGCAGAGGCAAAACGGATCTCGATTGAGGAAGCGCGCAGGAAGGTGCAGGGAGGGGAGGCCCTCTTCGTCTGTGCCTACGACAGCGAGGAGATGTGCGGGGGGATCAGGTTGGAGAAGGCGATGACCATGGGGGAGCTGAACTCACGGCTCTCCGAGATACCGAAGGAGAAGGAGCTGATCTTCTATTGCCAGTGA
- a CDS encoding C1 family peptidase: MSKPKLVTKDGRKLYVRPDTLDFRDRMFVPTLLEVPMRMELESYLEYEVPILDQGTEGACTGFGLATNVNYLLRKRRVIPDTVSVSPWMLYQLAKRYDEWPGENYEGSSARGAMKGWHKHGVCATGLCEKGGRLSEEALKDAPKRSLGAYFRVNHKDLVAMHSALAEVGILFATSSVHSGWENVGSDGVIKRSDTVIGGHAFAIVGYDEDGFWMQNSWGKDWGKGGFARIGYDDWLANGDDAWVARLGVPMNLHAPESTAIGSSAAISHSGAYSSTELRRHIVSIGNNGVLRPGGSYGTTRHDVEDIFARDFPALTAGWNKKRLLLYAHGGLVDEASAVQRVAEYCTQLLKAEIYPLAFIWHSDMFTTICNILTDAMHKRRSEGFLDDSKDFMLDRLDDALEPVARLAGKPLWSEMKQNALAAGTAEEGGARLALEQIKRLPADVEIHLVGHSAGSVFHAPVVEGLAKMGRPIKSCTLWAPACTTALFKQSYLPSIDCGHIGCFTLFTLNDKAEQCDNCARIYNKSLLYLVSNAFEAEPHIPLFKDGVPLLGLERCIESDSRLSDLFSAKKADWVRAPNDLKDSPCDYSTARHHGDFDDDQATVKATLARMLGGKAELKGEFRFEVTKSSSRQRRANISR, translated from the coding sequence ATGAGCAAGCCGAAACTGGTGACGAAGGATGGACGGAAGTTGTACGTCAGGCCGGACACGCTGGATTTCAGGGACAGGATGTTCGTGCCGACGCTGTTGGAGGTCCCGATGCGGATGGAGCTGGAAAGCTACCTCGAATACGAGGTTCCCATCCTGGACCAGGGAACCGAAGGGGCCTGCACTGGCTTCGGCCTGGCCACGAACGTCAACTACCTTTTGCGCAAACGCAGGGTTATCCCGGACACGGTCAGCGTCAGCCCCTGGATGTTGTACCAGCTGGCCAAGCGCTACGACGAGTGGCCTGGGGAGAACTACGAGGGGTCGAGCGCGAGGGGCGCCATGAAGGGGTGGCACAAGCACGGGGTCTGTGCCACCGGCCTGTGCGAGAAGGGGGGACGCCTGAGCGAGGAGGCGCTGAAGGACGCTCCCAAGCGCTCGCTGGGTGCCTATTTCCGGGTGAACCACAAGGACCTGGTGGCGATGCACAGCGCCCTGGCTGAGGTGGGGATCCTCTTCGCCACCTCGAGCGTTCACAGCGGCTGGGAAAACGTCGGCTCCGACGGGGTGATCAAGAGATCGGACACCGTCATAGGTGGGCACGCGTTCGCCATCGTGGGCTACGACGAGGACGGCTTCTGGATGCAGAACTCCTGGGGAAAGGACTGGGGCAAGGGGGGCTTCGCCCGCATCGGCTATGACGACTGGCTTGCCAACGGCGACGACGCCTGGGTGGCGCGGCTGGGGGTGCCGATGAACCTCCATGCGCCGGAGTCGACGGCCATCGGGAGCTCCGCGGCGATCAGCCATTCCGGCGCCTACTCCAGCACGGAACTGCGTCGCCATATCGTCAGCATCGGCAACAACGGGGTGCTGCGGCCGGGGGGAAGCTACGGCACCACCAGGCACGACGTGGAGGACATCTTCGCCAGGGACTTCCCTGCGCTCACGGCGGGGTGGAACAAGAAAAGGCTGCTCCTTTACGCGCACGGGGGCCTTGTGGACGAGGCGTCGGCGGTGCAGCGGGTGGCCGAATACTGCACCCAGCTCCTGAAGGCGGAGATATATCCACTGGCCTTCATCTGGCACAGCGACATGTTCACCACCATCTGCAACATCCTCACCGATGCCATGCACAAGCGGAGGTCGGAAGGGTTCCTGGACGACAGCAAGGACTTCATGCTGGACCGCCTGGACGACGCACTGGAACCGGTGGCGCGGCTGGCAGGAAAGCCGCTTTGGAGCGAGATGAAGCAAAACGCGCTCGCTGCCGGGACCGCCGAGGAGGGAGGCGCACGCTTGGCTCTCGAGCAGATCAAGCGGCTCCCCGCCGATGTGGAGATCCACCTGGTCGGGCACAGCGCCGGATCGGTCTTCCACGCCCCGGTGGTCGAGGGGCTGGCGAAGATGGGGCGCCCGATCAAGAGCTGCACCCTCTGGGCGCCGGCATGCACCACGGCGCTCTTCAAGCAGAGCTACCTCCCTTCCATCGACTGCGGCCACATCGGGTGCTTCACCCTTTTCACCTTGAACGACAAGGCGGAGCAGTGCGACAACTGCGCGCGCATCTACAACAAGTCGCTCTTGTACCTGGTGTCGAACGCCTTCGAGGCTGAGCCGCACATCCCGCTCTTCAAGGACGGCGTGCCGCTATTGGGGCTGGAGCGCTGCATCGAGAGCGACTCAAGGCTTAGCGATCTCTTCTCCGCAAAGAAAGCGGACTGGGTGAGAGCCCCGAACGACCTGAAGGACTCCCCCTGCGACTATTCAACGGCCCGCCATCATGGGGATTTCGATGACGACCAGGCGACGGTCAAGGCGACCCTTGCGCGCATGCTGGGGGGGAAAGCGGAACTCAAAGGGGAGTTCCGCTTCGAGGTCACCAAGTCGTCCTCGCGCCAGAGGCGGGCGAACATTTCGCGGTGA
- a CDS encoding carbonic anhydrase — protein MIATLLEGNKRFVEETFEKEKEFFTVLAKDQKPTVLWIGCSDSRVPVNTITQTRAGEVFVHRNVGNIVANNDWNLSAVLEFSINHLKIPDIVICGHYGCGGINALMEEDGDDKYIPIWLNNAYKAKERVDEKINALHIDMPHEQRMNLIVEENVRLQLEHLQEYPFVRKAMTDKKLKIHGWVYDMSSGEIKVVKNSIAGQ, from the coding sequence ATGATCGCTACCTTGTTGGAGGGGAACAAGCGTTTTGTCGAGGAGACCTTCGAGAAGGAAAAGGAGTTCTTCACCGTACTCGCCAAGGACCAGAAACCGACCGTGTTGTGGATCGGTTGCTCCGATTCCCGGGTGCCGGTGAACACCATCACCCAGACCAGGGCGGGAGAGGTGTTCGTGCATCGCAACGTCGGCAACATCGTGGCCAACAACGACTGGAACCTGAGCGCAGTGCTGGAATTTTCCATCAACCATCTGAAGATTCCGGACATCGTCATCTGCGGCCATTACGGCTGCGGCGGGATCAACGCTCTCATGGAGGAGGACGGCGACGACAAGTACATCCCCATCTGGCTGAACAACGCCTATAAGGCAAAGGAACGCGTGGACGAGAAGATCAACGCGCTGCACATCGACATGCCGCACGAACAGCGGATGAACCTGATCGTCGAGGAGAACGTAAGGCTGCAACTGGAGCATCTGCAGGAATATCCTTTCGTGCGGAAGGCAATGACGGACAAGAAGCTGAAAATCCACGGCTGGGTGTACGACATGAGTTCGGGGGAGATCAAGGTGGTGAAGAATTCGATCGCGGGGCAGTGA
- a CDS encoding bacteriohemerythrin, which yields MLVEWDGTLELGVKEIDEHHRKLIEILNQCYQALMLHNHTRQLKEVVRELQDYTQYHFGTEERIMSELGYPAATAHLEAHRQFIASIAEFDQRASAGESFVAIEVLTFLQEWLVAHILSTDRALADCIKPG from the coding sequence ATGTTAGTTGAATGGGACGGGACACTTGAACTCGGGGTTAAAGAGATCGACGAGCATCATCGCAAGCTGATCGAGATATTGAACCAGTGCTACCAGGCGCTGATGCTGCACAATCACACGCGTCAGCTTAAAGAGGTCGTACGGGAGTTGCAGGATTACACGCAGTACCACTTCGGGACCGAAGAAAGGATCATGAGCGAGCTCGGCTATCCCGCAGCGACGGCGCACCTGGAGGCGCACCGGCAGTTCATCGCCTCCATCGCCGAATTCGACCAAAGGGCCAGCGCCGGGGAATCCTTCGTCGCCATCGAAGTGCTGACCTTCCTGCAGGAATGGCTGGTGGCGCACATCCTGAGCACCGACCGGGCCCTGGCCGACTGCATCAAGCCCGGCTGA
- a CDS encoding YbhB/YbcL family Raf kinase inhibitor-like protein, translated as MEKMRLISPAFQDNEKIPPRFTCDGENISPELLIEHVPRGTKSLALVMEDPDAPNGLWVHWIVWNIRPNIGKLVEHSEPRESVIGKNSWGHNQYGGPCPPSGTHRYIFRLYALDVVLDLAGTASKGQLEVAMHQHIKAEASLTGLCSESDGAS; from the coding sequence ATGGAAAAGATGCGATTGATCAGCCCGGCCTTCCAGGACAACGAGAAGATCCCGCCTAGGTTCACCTGCGACGGGGAAAACATCAGCCCAGAACTGCTCATCGAGCACGTCCCGCGCGGGACGAAGTCGCTGGCACTGGTTATGGAGGATCCGGATGCCCCCAACGGGTTGTGGGTGCACTGGATAGTCTGGAACATCCGGCCCAACATCGGGAAGCTCGTCGAGCATTCCGAGCCGCGCGAGTCGGTGATAGGTAAAAACAGCTGGGGGCACAACCAGTATGGCGGCCCCTGTCCGCCTTCCGGCACCCATCGCTACATCTTCAGGCTATACGCCCTCGACGTGGTGCTCGATCTCGCCGGTACGGCCAGCAAAGGGCAGCTTGAGGTGGCGATGCACCAGCACATCAAGGCGGAGGCATCGCTGACCGGTCTTTGCTCCGAAAGCGACGGTGCTTCCTGA